The following proteins are co-located in the Vigna unguiculata cultivar IT97K-499-35 chromosome 9, ASM411807v1, whole genome shotgun sequence genome:
- the LOC114163035 gene encoding protein FIP1 yields MATDRNASPPATSPEDNALFLDILHEAPLFAHRKPARVIGSVFYCILLAGYAAFAIGAQWIFLPVQGLISPVLCSCDVLLLLLTGIFQQYLVYQVQKIRLQGYYSFSQKLKFLVRIPFYITAYGTAAMLLVIVWKPYTGSLSISVILRIIMVIEAVSAGCFMSLYIGYIHQYNSLNSHPDVLKSLYSPLQPSSSLEGLRYHEGRLSDQQMALLQYQRENLHFLSEEILRLQECLSKYEGTDDRSTPQVDLAHLLAVRDQELRTLSAEMNQVQSELRLARSLIAERESEIQHFRTTNNQYVEENERLRAILGEWSTRAAKLERALEAERMSTLELQRKLSTLRSQYTSAAEATEPEP; encoded by the exons ATGGCGACGGACAGAAACGCTTCTCCACCAGCCACATCGCCGGAGGACAACGCTCT CTTTCTCGATATTCTGCACGAGGCTCCCCTTTTTGCTCACCGCAAGCCTGCCAGGGTCATCGGCAGCGTCTTCTATTGCATACTATTG GCAGGTTATGCTGCTTTCGCCATTGGAGCTCAGTGGATATTTCTTCCCGTGCAAGGACTCATCTCTCCCGTGCTCTGTAGTTGTGATGTTCTTCTTTTGCTGTTGACAG GAATCTTTCAACAATACCTGGTTTATCAAGTACAGAAGATACGCTTGCAG GGCTACTATAGTTTCAGCCAGAAGTTGAAATTTCTTGTGCGCATACCCTTTTACATTACAGCCTATG GAACTGCTGCAATGCTACTTGTTATAGTCTGGAAACCTTACACTGGTTCCCTGTCTATCTCTGTAATATTGAG GATTATTATGGTAATTGAAGCAGTATCTGCCGGATGTTTTATGAGTCTTTACATTG GTTACATACACCAGTACAATTCATTAAACTCACACCCTGATGTTCTGAAGTCCTTGTATTCGCCACTACAACCATCAAGTTCTCTTGAGGGTCTAAG GTACCATGAAGGTAGGCTCTCTGATCAGCAAATGGCTTTGCTGCAATATCAGCGTGAAAATCTTCATTTTTTGAGCGAGGAG ATTCTTCGATTACAAGAGTGTCTGAGCAAATATGAAGGAACTGATGATCGGAGCACACCACAG GTTGACCTTGCCCACCTTCTAGCAGTACGTGATCAAGAATTACGGACACTTTCTGCTGAG atGAACCAAGTGCAATCTGAGTTGAGGCTTGCCCGGTCCTTGATTGCTGAAAGGGAGTCAGAGATCCAACATTTTCGCACGACGAACAATCAG TATGTTGAAGAGAACGAGAGACTAAGAGCTATTTTAGGGGAATGGAGCACCCGAGCTGCCAAG CTTGAGCGGGCACTGGAGGCTGAGCGGATGTCAACTCTTGAATTACAAAGGAAACTTTCAACGCTAAGAAGTCAATACACATCAGCAGCAGAAGCCACCGAACCTGAACCTTAA
- the LOC114163167 gene encoding thiol protease aleurain-like — MARFAVVWCAVAVLLCAVAGGSWLEDANPIRMVSDVEGKVIEVIGQCRSAVSFARFVGRFGKSYRNEEEMKRRYEIFSQNLRLIRAHNKKRLPYTLAVNHFADWTWEEFQSHRLGAAQNCSATLKGNHKLTDAVLPPVKDWRQENIVSAVKDQGSCGSCWTFSTTGALEAAYAQAHGKSISLSEQQLVDCAGNFNNYGCNGGLPSQAFEYIKYNGGLETEEAYPYTGKNGVCKFSAENVGIQVLDSVNITLGAEDELKHAVAFVRPVSVAFEVVRDFRFYEKGIYTSQTCGKTPLDVNHAVLAVGYGVEDDVEYWLIKNSWGENWGDDGYFKMELGKNMCGVATCASYPIVA, encoded by the exons ATGGCACGATTTGCAGTGGTGTGGTGCGCGGTGGCGGTGCTATTGTGCGCCGTGGCGGGCGGGTCATGGCTGGAGGATGCGAATCCGATTCGGATGGTGTCGGACGTGGAGGGGAAGGTGATTGAGGTGATAGGTCAGTGCCGGAGCGCGGTGTCGTTTGCTCGGTTCGTTGGGAGGTTCGGGAAGAGTTATAGGAACGAGGAAGAGATGAAGCGGAGGTATGAGATATTCTCGCAAAATCTCAGGCTCATCCGCGCCCACAACAAGAAGCGTTTGCCCTACACTCTCGCCGTTAATC ATTTTGCTGATTGGACTTGGGAGGAGTTCCAAAGCCACAGACTAGGTGCTGCTCAAAATTGTTCTGCCACTCTCAAAGGCAACCACAAGCTTACCGATGCTGTTCTTCCTCCAGTG AAAGACTGGAGACAAGAAAACATAGTGAGCGCAGTTAAAGACCAAGGTAGCTGCGGATCATGCTGGACATTCAG CACAACTGGGGCTTTAGAAGCAGCCTATGCTCAAGCACATGGAAAGAGTATCTCTCTTTCTGAGCAGCAGCTAGTGGATTGTGCTGGTAATTTCAACAACTATGGCTGTAATGGTGGGTTGCCATCACAGGCCTTTGAGTACATTAAATACAATGGTGGGCTTGAGACAGAGGAAGCATATCCCTACACTGGTAAAAATGGTGTCTGCAAATTCTCAGCTGAAAATGTTGGGATTCAAGTCCTTGATTCTGTCAACATCACCTTG GGTGCTGAGGATGAATTAAAACATGCAGTTGCATTTGTTCGACCAGTTAGTGTGGCCTTTGAGGTGGTTAGAGACTTCCGATTCTATGAGAAAGGAATTTACACCAGTCAAACTTGCGGTAAAACTCCCCTG GATGTGAACCATGCTGTTCTTGCTGTTGGGTATGGAGTTGAAGATGATGTCGAATATTGGCTCATTAAAAATTCATGGGGAGAAAACTGGGGTGACGATGGCTACTTCAAGATGGAATTGGGGAAGAACATGTGCG GTGTTGCAACTTGTGCTTCTTATCCTATTGTGGCCTAA